The Acinetobacter pittii genome contains a region encoding:
- the otsA gene encoding alpha,alpha-trehalose-phosphate synthase (UDP-forming) yields MSKLIVLSNRISMPSGKASAGGLAVAVQDALNDSNGIWLGWNGQQITDSEAPEFEQASSQGIDYITCPLTHQQYAQYYCGFANKVLWPAMHSREDLIEYDGQEYSTYQKVNRLFAEKLKQLAQPEDLIWIHDYHFFSVARYCRELGMQNKIGFFLHIPFASLNIWRKIPVGRELIQDLSQYDVIGLQTQIDQNACMQTCLNLLEAQKIQSNSISYKKRQILIKSYPIGVQPEIIQKQAQQDLATSSVFNFEEIPRQKTIIGVDRIDYSKGLLERFNAFATFLETSPEYHGLVRHLQVAIPSRTDIPAYQRLYQRFKTKLELINEEFAHEDWRPVDCCYDTVQHHNLMHIYRHSDICWISSLRDGMNLVAKEYIAAQDPENPGVLILSKYAGAAEQMTQALIVDPQDRAAMMDALKMALEMSKTERINRYQQLIEGLTSSDLTHWRNNFLDDLEKTPTLLMKPQRLLQNSYQSIYQVL; encoded by the coding sequence ATGTCTAAATTAATCGTATTATCGAACCGGATAAGTATGCCATCAGGTAAAGCTTCAGCTGGTGGCCTCGCCGTGGCTGTACAAGACGCTTTGAATGATAGTAATGGTATTTGGTTAGGCTGGAATGGTCAGCAAATTACCGATAGCGAAGCGCCAGAGTTTGAACAAGCCTCTTCTCAAGGGATTGATTACATTACCTGCCCTCTTACTCATCAACAATATGCGCAATATTACTGTGGTTTTGCAAATAAGGTTCTTTGGCCAGCCATGCATAGTCGCGAAGATCTAATTGAATATGATGGGCAAGAATATAGCACCTACCAAAAGGTCAACCGTTTGTTTGCTGAAAAGTTAAAACAGCTTGCTCAACCTGAAGATCTTATTTGGATACACGATTATCACTTTTTTAGTGTAGCGCGTTACTGCCGTGAATTAGGCATGCAAAATAAAATTGGTTTCTTTTTACATATACCATTTGCTAGCCTCAATATCTGGCGCAAAATTCCAGTGGGCCGAGAATTAATTCAAGACTTGAGTCAATATGATGTTATTGGTTTACAAACCCAAATCGATCAAAATGCATGTATGCAGACTTGTCTAAATTTACTCGAAGCTCAGAAAATACAAAGTAACAGTATTAGCTACAAGAAACGTCAAATATTAATTAAGTCATACCCAATTGGTGTTCAGCCTGAAATTATACAAAAGCAAGCCCAACAAGATTTGGCGACCTCTTCTGTGTTTAATTTTGAGGAAATACCACGTCAAAAAACAATTATTGGGGTTGATCGTATTGATTATTCAAAAGGTTTGCTCGAAAGATTTAATGCATTTGCAACCTTTTTGGAAACCAGTCCTGAATATCATGGTTTAGTTCGTCATCTTCAAGTTGCAATACCTTCTCGTACTGATATTCCAGCTTATCAACGCTTATACCAACGTTTTAAAACCAAGCTCGAGTTAATTAACGAAGAGTTTGCACATGAAGACTGGCGACCTGTAGATTGCTGCTATGACACGGTTCAACACCATAATCTTATGCACATTTACCGCCATTCAGATATTTGCTGGATCAGTTCGCTACGCGATGGTATGAACTTGGTCGCTAAAGAATATATTGCAGCCCAAGACCCAGAAAATCCGGGCGTACTCATTTTATCTAAATATGCTGGTGCTGCTGAGCAGATGACTCAAGCCTTGATTGTTGATCCACAAGATAGAGCGGCGATGATGGATGCTTTAAAAATGGCTTTAGAAATGTCTAAAACTGAGCGTATTAATCGTTACCAGCAATTGATAGAAGGATTAACATCATCTGATCTTACCCATTGGCGAAATAATTTCTTGGATGATCTAGAAAAGACACCAACTTTACTGATGAAGCCTCAGCGATTATTACAAAATAGTTATCAATCGATCTATCAGGTTTTATAA
- a CDS encoding MFS transporter, with the protein MLFTKPTVLDTATLLSTQRLATRLSFFSLGFATAAWAPLIPFAQQRLNLNHADFGLLLLCMGIGSMIAMPATGALVKRWGCRPLIGLALMLLMVLLPSLTMWSSIVTMAVALFIFGSAAGCLGVAINLQAVVVEKHSLRALMSSFHGMCSLGGLTGAMLVTALLAVGLSPLMSTLSVVMILLVIGGVAIPSCLTSFEQDEKPHEDTTQAPKKFYRPDGIILLIGMMCFIAFLSEGAAMDWGGIYLTSKYQLNPAFAGLAYTFFALSMTTGRFAGHVLLKQWGEKNIVTYSAIVAAIGMAIIVTAPVWQVVILGYALLGLGCSNIVPVMFSRVGRQNNMPKAAALSLVSTIAYTGSLSGPALIGLIGEWTGLSTVLTGVAVLLFIIALLNRFTLIKTN; encoded by the coding sequence ATGTTATTTACCAAACCTACTGTTTTAGATACAGCTACTCTCCTAAGCACACAGCGTCTTGCAACACGACTAAGCTTTTTTAGCTTAGGTTTTGCAACCGCAGCTTGGGCACCTCTTATTCCTTTTGCACAGCAACGTTTAAACCTAAATCATGCCGATTTTGGTTTGCTTTTGCTTTGTATGGGTATTGGTTCAATGATTGCTATGCCTGCCACTGGTGCTTTAGTCAAGCGCTGGGGATGTCGTCCATTAATTGGTTTGGCATTGATGCTTTTAATGGTTTTATTGCCTAGCCTTACGATGTGGAGCAGCATTGTGACGATGGCTGTAGCATTGTTTATTTTTGGATCGGCAGCAGGATGTCTTGGAGTAGCTATCAATTTACAAGCAGTGGTTGTAGAAAAGCATAGCTTGCGAGCTCTTATGTCTAGCTTCCATGGAATGTGTAGTTTGGGTGGCTTAACAGGCGCTATGCTTGTGACTGCATTATTGGCAGTGGGTCTTTCTCCATTAATGAGTACGTTATCAGTCGTTATGATTTTACTTGTTATTGGTGGTGTTGCGATTCCATCTTGTTTAACGTCTTTTGAACAGGATGAAAAGCCACATGAAGATACAACTCAAGCACCGAAAAAATTTTATCGTCCCGATGGTATTATTTTGCTTATTGGTATGATGTGTTTTATCGCCTTCTTATCAGAAGGTGCGGCAATGGACTGGGGTGGTATTTATTTAACAAGTAAATATCAGCTTAACCCTGCTTTTGCTGGCTTAGCTTATACTTTCTTTGCGCTTAGCATGACTACTGGACGTTTCGCAGGTCATGTCTTGCTTAAGCAATGGGGCGAAAAGAATATTGTAACTTATAGTGCAATTGTGGCTGCGATTGGTATGGCTATTATTGTGACTGCGCCAGTCTGGCAAGTGGTTATATTAGGTTATGCACTGTTAGGACTAGGCTGTTCTAATATTGTGCCCGTAATGTTTTCTCGGGTTGGTCGACAAAACAATATGCCAAAAGCAGCTGCACTTTCTTTAGTATCAACGATTGCCTATACGGGTTCTTTAAGCGGCCCAGCTTTAATTGGTTTAATTGGTGAATGGACAGGCTTAAGTACGGTTTTAACAGGCGTAGCTGTATTGCTATTTATTATTGCTTTACTTAACCGTTTTACATTAATAAAGACAAATTAA
- the zipA gene encoding cell division protein ZipA C-terminal FtsZ-binding domain-containing protein, giving the protein MEINTIIGIVVAIIIMLIGLKMILKKPNHAEPSLDSDLHINPDSNQPVIPRHVRDQLEKTEAESVAVTSAERVEPTLSEAAPSQVPETKQSEIDRVEPAKTIQTEQTPPVVENVSVEEIKAEEEVTSSAITTNGSVELVDAVSVKPEAEALAKENLEAESEKTEPELSLNPNIETAKIAEFEGESNILDVHLHEQQRYDDESALAMAEQIIALNVYPNPRRALSGDKALKVLLKYGLRYGEMSCFHRYENTDEPSVLMFSVLRMTDNGPAGFDLETLSTEQVQGLAFFLALPNSKAVTGFDMMASIAGLIAREIDGKVYDENNLEFTPQLKEHWRHHVIDYRPAQATA; this is encoded by the coding sequence ATGGAAATCAATACGATTATTGGCATCGTTGTTGCCATTATAATTATGCTAATTGGCTTAAAAATGATTTTAAAAAAGCCAAACCATGCTGAACCCTCATTAGACAGTGATTTACATATTAATCCTGATAGCAATCAACCAGTTATACCTAGACATGTGAGAGACCAGCTTGAAAAAACTGAAGCTGAATCTGTAGCGGTGACTAGTGCTGAGCGAGTAGAACCAACTTTAAGCGAAGCTGCGCCATCACAAGTTCCTGAAACAAAACAGTCAGAAATTGATAGGGTAGAACCCGCTAAAACAATTCAAACTGAACAAACCCCACCAGTTGTTGAAAATGTTTCTGTAGAAGAAATTAAAGCTGAAGAAGAAGTAACAAGCTCTGCTATTACCACAAATGGTTCAGTTGAGTTGGTCGATGCAGTTTCTGTGAAACCGGAAGCTGAAGCTTTAGCAAAAGAGAATCTGGAAGCTGAAAGCGAAAAAACTGAGCCTGAGTTGAGTTTAAACCCGAATATTGAAACTGCCAAAATTGCTGAATTTGAAGGCGAGAGCAATATTCTGGATGTGCATTTACATGAACAGCAACGCTATGATGATGAAAGTGCATTAGCGATGGCTGAGCAGATTATTGCGCTAAATGTTTATCCAAACCCTCGTCGTGCATTGTCTGGCGATAAAGCACTTAAAGTGCTGTTAAAATATGGTTTACGTTACGGCGAAATGTCATGTTTCCATCGTTATGAAAATACTGATGAGCCGAGTGTACTCATGTTCTCTGTATTGCGTATGACAGACAATGGACCAGCTGGATTTGACCTTGAAACTTTATCTACCGAACAAGTTCAAGGGTTGGCATTTTTCCTTGCGCTTCCAAACAGTAAAGCCGTGACTGGTTTTGATATGATGGCGAGTATTGCAGGTCTAATTGCTCGCGAAATTGATGGCAAAGTTTACGATGAGAATAATCTTGAATTTACGCCACAGTTAAAAGAGCACTGGCGTCATCATGTGATTGATTATCGTCCGGCACAGGCGACTGCCTAG
- the ligA gene encoding NAD-dependent DNA ligase LigA: protein MATTSVIEQMRQLIQLIAKHNHAYYVMDQPTISDSEYDHLFHQLKALEEQYPDLVQSDSPTTKVGGQALSKFQSVTHVVPMLSLGNVFNQEDLFAFARRVEERLPNQKVQYEVELKLDGLAISLWYENGVLVRGVTRGDGETGEDITQNVKTIRNLPKVLHSDHFEIPRLLEVRGEVLMPKSGFEKLNADQEAKGDKTFANPRNAAAGSLRQLDPNIAAGRPLAFYAYGIAQCEPNHGLTTMHDSLQWLTKLGFEIAERQYLCDSIQEVQQRYEQIQQERPDLQVEIDGMVVKVDDLRQQQQLGFLSREPRWATAYKFPAQAALTTVDQIDWQVGRTGTLTPVARLNPVFVGGVTVSNVTLHNIGEIHRLDVRVGDTVSVYRTGDVIPKVEKVWPEFRSPDAEIVHLPESCPVCASPVVMPEGEALARCSGGLYCAAQRIEAIRHFVSRKAMDIEGLGDRWVESLLHLDLLKDVADIYHLHEHRETLLGIEKMGEKSVQNLIDAIEASKKTTLSRFIYALGIRGVGETTARMLANTFQTLEALKAADVEALKKTPDVGDITAEWIADFFLAPHNIEVLDRLIAAGIHWDAPTAPTRQPLNGESWVLTGTLEQMTRDQATQMLQALGARVSGSVSSKTKCVVAGEKAGSKLEKAAKLGIAVMNETDFLSLMASYGQTLSE, encoded by the coding sequence ATGGCAACAACTTCCGTGATCGAACAGATGCGTCAGCTTATTCAACTGATTGCAAAGCATAACCATGCCTACTATGTCATGGATCAGCCGACAATCTCGGATAGTGAATATGATCATTTATTTCACCAGTTAAAAGCTTTGGAAGAGCAATATCCTGACCTTGTTCAATCGGATTCACCAACAACCAAAGTAGGCGGACAAGCACTCTCTAAATTTCAAAGTGTGACTCATGTCGTTCCGATGCTTTCTTTGGGGAACGTTTTTAATCAGGAAGACTTATTCGCATTTGCTCGCCGTGTTGAAGAGCGTTTGCCTAATCAAAAAGTACAATATGAAGTTGAATTAAAACTTGATGGTCTTGCGATTTCACTCTGGTATGAAAATGGTGTCTTAGTACGTGGCGTTACACGTGGTGATGGCGAAACTGGAGAAGACATTACCCAGAATGTTAAAACGATTCGTAATTTGCCTAAAGTGTTGCATTCAGATCATTTTGAAATTCCACGTTTATTAGAAGTACGCGGCGAAGTACTTATGCCAAAGTCTGGCTTTGAAAAACTCAATGCCGACCAAGAAGCAAAAGGTGATAAAACATTTGCGAACCCGCGTAACGCAGCAGCGGGTAGTTTAAGACAACTCGATCCTAATATTGCTGCTGGTAGACCTTTAGCATTTTATGCTTACGGTATCGCTCAATGTGAACCTAATCATGGCTTAACTACCATGCACGATAGCCTACAATGGCTCACAAAACTTGGATTTGAAATTGCGGAACGTCAATATCTGTGTGATTCAATTCAAGAAGTACAGCAGCGTTACGAACAAATTCAGCAAGAACGTCCAGATCTACAAGTTGAAATTGATGGGATGGTCGTAAAGGTTGATGACTTAAGACAGCAGCAACAACTTGGTTTTTTAAGTCGTGAGCCACGTTGGGCAACAGCCTATAAATTTCCTGCACAAGCTGCATTAACTACGGTTGATCAGATTGATTGGCAAGTCGGGCGTACAGGTACTTTGACCCCTGTAGCGCGTTTAAACCCTGTATTTGTGGGTGGTGTTACGGTTTCTAATGTAACCTTACATAACATTGGTGAAATCCATCGCCTTGATGTACGTGTTGGCGATACAGTCAGTGTTTACCGCACAGGCGATGTTATTCCTAAAGTAGAAAAAGTTTGGCCAGAGTTTCGTTCACCTGACGCTGAAATTGTACATTTACCAGAAAGCTGTCCTGTTTGTGCTTCACCAGTTGTGATGCCTGAAGGAGAAGCTTTAGCACGTTGTTCTGGTGGGCTATATTGTGCTGCACAGCGTATTGAAGCGATTCGCCATTTCGTATCACGTAAGGCGATGGATATTGAAGGTTTAGGTGATCGTTGGGTAGAGTCCTTATTACATCTCGATTTACTTAAAGATGTGGCCGATATCTATCATTTGCATGAACACCGAGAAACTTTACTTGGTATTGAAAAAATGGGCGAGAAATCGGTACAAAATCTGATTGATGCCATAGAAGCCAGTAAAAAGACAACGCTTTCGCGTTTTATTTATGCTCTGGGAATTCGTGGGGTAGGTGAAACAACAGCTCGGATGTTAGCCAATACTTTCCAAACTTTGGAAGCGCTTAAAGCTGCTGATGTTGAAGCTTTAAAGAAAACACCAGATGTTGGTGATATTACTGCCGAGTGGATTGCTGACTTTTTCTTGGCACCGCACAACATTGAAGTGCTTGATCGCTTAATTGCAGCAGGAATTCATTGGGATGCACCGACTGCACCGACACGTCAACCGTTAAATGGCGAAAGTTGGGTATTAACAGGCACATTAGAGCAAATGACCCGTGATCAGGCAACTCAAATGCTGCAAGCATTAGGTGCACGTGTAAGCGGTAGTGTATCAAGTAAAACTAAATGTGTTGTTGCAGGGGAGAAGGCAGGTTCTAAATTAGAAAAAGCAGCAAAACTTGGTATTGCAGTTATGAATGAGACTGATTTCTTATCACTTATGGCAAGCTATGGGCAGACTTTAAGCGAATAG
- the ftn gene encoding heteropolymeric bacterioferritin subunit Ftn → MRGNPEVIDYLNMLIGGELAARDQYLIHSRMYEDWGLNKIYERIDHEMQEEASHADAIIRRVLFLGAKPNMHREDINVGTDVVSCLKADLALEYHVREKLATGIKLCEEKGDYISRDMLRQQLSDTEEDHTYWLEKQLRLIELIGLQNYIQSQI, encoded by the coding sequence ATGCGTGGCAATCCAGAAGTCATAGACTATTTAAATATGCTCATTGGCGGAGAATTGGCTGCCCGTGATCAATATCTAATCCATTCACGTATGTATGAAGATTGGGGTTTAAATAAAATTTATGAACGTATTGATCATGAGATGCAAGAAGAAGCTTCTCATGCTGATGCGATCATTCGCCGTGTATTATTTTTAGGTGCTAAACCAAACATGCACCGCGAAGATATCAATGTTGGTACAGACGTTGTATCTTGTTTAAAAGCGGATTTGGCCCTTGAATATCACGTTCGTGAAAAGTTAGCGACAGGTATCAAACTTTGTGAAGAGAAGGGCGATTACATTAGCCGTGATATGTTGCGTCAACAATTATCAGATACTGAAGAAGATCATACATACTGGTTAGAAAAGCAATTACGTTTAATTGAGTTGATTGGCTTACAAAATTATATTCAATCTCAAATTTAA
- the otsB gene encoding trehalose-phosphatase encodes MNSQNTISDGREKSTYFVTPNHIISTLSLDKNYCLFLDIDGTLAPFQINPEHSFIPNTTLEVIKKIIELNIPVIAVTGRDINTAGKLLYPLEIPIAGLHGLDICLDSDNYIRPDLSQINFEKLKQDIQKSCEKYPELLIEDKKYSIALHYRKNPDLENHAINIMQQISSNYPQLKLNKGKFVIELIPNQADKGKAIKTILNHLNLPSVLPIFIGDDLTDESGFVFINQQSGLTIKVGSGETQAKYRLKDIDNVANFLFLFQNKIKSLYVKNSQNQNGEKICLN; translated from the coding sequence ATGAACAGTCAAAATACAATATCTGATGGGAGAGAAAAAAGTACATATTTTGTTACACCCAATCATATTATAAGCACCTTATCCTTAGATAAAAATTATTGTTTATTTTTGGATATTGATGGGACATTAGCACCTTTTCAAATTAATCCTGAGCACAGTTTTATTCCAAACACTACATTAGAAGTTATAAAAAAAATTATTGAATTAAATATACCTGTTATTGCTGTAACAGGTCGTGATATCAATACAGCTGGTAAACTCTTATATCCTCTTGAAATTCCTATTGCGGGCTTACATGGTTTAGATATTTGTCTTGATTCAGACAATTATATTAGGCCAGATTTAAGTCAAATTAATTTTGAAAAATTAAAACAAGATATTCAAAAATCTTGCGAGAAATACCCTGAGTTATTAATTGAGGATAAGAAGTATTCTATTGCTTTACATTATCGTAAAAATCCTGACTTAGAAAATCATGCTATTAATATTATGCAACAGATTAGTTCTAATTATCCTCAATTAAAATTAAATAAAGGAAAATTTGTTATTGAGTTAATTCCAAATCAAGCTGATAAAGGTAAAGCAATTAAAACCATATTAAATCATCTTAATTTACCTTCCGTATTACCTATTTTTATAGGCGATGATTTAACAGATGAATCAGGTTTTGTATTTATTAATCAGCAATCTGGCCTCACGATTAAAGTGGGTTCCGGTGAAACACAAGCTAAATATAGATTAAAAGATATTGATAATGTCGCGAATTTTCTTTTTTTATTTCAAAACAAAATAAAAAGCTTATATGTCAAAAATAGCCAAAATCAGAATGGAGAAAAAATATGTCTAAATTAA
- a CDS encoding hydrolase, with product MKLQNKILLITGWGVGVEPLQPLKLHLEKVGFETQLINIFNVLESNFQAQLDLVAWADVVIGWSLGGQLATQLVDIFYKQTGQTKTLITLASNPCFVANDNWQPAMPTDVFTQFKSSFFQNPQATLKRFYYLITLGSIQAKQDWMSVQNIANPPSNELLIEGLQMLEQLNLVNNLKNYAGRQLHLFAEQDNVIPCKIIEKFEEIVTENMNYKVLKSATHAFPYLEVDRAIEEICQFLTIHQQS from the coding sequence ATGAAGTTACAAAATAAAATTTTATTAATTACAGGTTGGGGAGTAGGAGTGGAACCTTTGCAGCCTCTCAAATTGCACTTGGAAAAAGTAGGGTTTGAGACACAACTTATTAATATTTTTAATGTTTTAGAAAGTAATTTCCAAGCACAGCTGGACTTGGTGGCTTGGGCTGATGTAGTCATAGGCTGGTCTTTAGGGGGACAGTTAGCAACTCAACTGGTTGATATTTTTTATAAGCAAACAGGGCAGACTAAAACATTAATTACACTAGCTTCAAATCCTTGTTTCGTTGCCAATGATAATTGGCAACCTGCAATGCCTACTGATGTATTCACTCAATTTAAATCTTCTTTTTTTCAAAACCCGCAAGCCACTTTAAAGCGTTTTTATTATTTAATTACACTCGGTTCCATTCAAGCGAAACAAGATTGGATGAGTGTACAAAATATAGCAAATCCTCCGTCAAATGAACTTTTAATAGAAGGTTTGCAAATGCTTGAACAACTAAATTTGGTAAATAACTTAAAAAACTATGCTGGCCGACAACTTCACCTGTTTGCTGAGCAAGATAATGTCATTCCTTGCAAAATTATCGAAAAATTTGAGGAGATCGTGACAGAAAACATGAATTATAAAGTGCTAAAAAGCGCTACTCATGCTTTTCCATACCTAGAAGTAGATCGAGCAATTGAAGAAATCTGCCAATTTTTAACAATTCATCAGCAAAGTTAA